Proteins found in one Microbacterium sp. SSM24 genomic segment:
- the purE gene encoding 5-(carboxyamino)imidazole ribonucleotide mutase, translated as MGSDSDWRVMSDASQVLSDFGIPHEVEVVSAHRTPDKLMRYGREARARGLRAVIAGAGGAAHLPGMLASVTAVPVIGVPVQLSTLDGLDSLLSIVQMPAGIPVATVSINGAKNAGLLAARILGTSDPALAERIEAYARDLEAQVEEKNRRLKESL; from the coding sequence ATGGGCTCCGACTCGGACTGGCGCGTCATGAGCGACGCCTCGCAGGTCCTCAGCGACTTCGGCATCCCGCACGAGGTCGAGGTCGTGTCGGCGCATCGCACACCCGACAAGCTCATGCGCTACGGACGCGAGGCGCGCGCCCGCGGGCTCCGGGCGGTCATCGCCGGCGCGGGCGGTGCCGCCCACCTCCCCGGCATGCTGGCCTCGGTCACCGCCGTGCCCGTGATCGGCGTGCCCGTTCAGCTCTCGACGCTCGACGGGCTCGACTCGCTCCTCAGCATCGTGCAGATGCCCGCGGGCATTCCCGTGGCGACCGTATCGATCAACGGTGCGAAGAACGCCGGACTGCTCGCCGCACGCATCCTGGGCACATCGGACCCCGCACTCGCCGAGCGGATCGAGGCCTACGCCCGTGATCTCGAGGCGCAGGTCGAGGAGAAGAACCGGCGGCTCAAGGAGTCCCTGTGA
- a CDS encoding LCP family protein: MTVASPPRMTAAPQGVRLVEERPLRHPDASSRAMMTRRGWWLVALNFLVPGSAQAVAGNRRLGKVGLASTIVLWTLVALAVLFALLAPTAGLSIVTGAWLPAWLGLLRPLPLLLIQGLLIGYAILWIVLTIDTLRLVRLVKTGTGARFGIAAVAVALLVVASGTAAYASSAVGAARETLGAIFQATGPAVPPSDGYYNILLLGADSGEGRDSMRFDSISVVSVNAETGATTITGIPRDMPHFPFAEGPMLDRYPNGHEGHADPTCGWGSGINQLRTEVEVCQDGDLLYPDATANASAPAIEATKDAAEGILGIEIPYYVFVDMHGFASLIDALGGVDVTVAERLPKGGGPAYEGQPAEEWAIGWIEAGPQHMSGDTAQWYARSRYTTSDFDRMERQRILQQAILAQFTPQTVLTRFQDVAAAGADIVQTDLPQSLLPTLADLALKAKELPVTAIELTPEGGIDEYEPDYAYIADLVRTTLHPPTPTPTPEG, from the coding sequence GTGACCGTCGCCAGCCCGCCCCGGATGACCGCGGCTCCGCAAGGAGTGCGCCTCGTCGAGGAGCGCCCGCTGCGGCACCCGGATGCCTCGTCCCGCGCGATGATGACGCGGCGCGGCTGGTGGCTCGTCGCCCTGAACTTCCTCGTGCCCGGATCTGCGCAGGCAGTGGCGGGCAACCGGCGCCTGGGCAAGGTCGGGCTCGCCTCGACGATCGTCCTCTGGACGCTGGTCGCTCTCGCCGTCCTCTTCGCACTGCTCGCGCCGACCGCCGGGCTGAGCATCGTCACCGGCGCCTGGCTGCCCGCATGGCTCGGGCTGCTCCGCCCGCTTCCGCTGCTTCTCATCCAGGGCCTGCTGATCGGCTACGCGATCCTCTGGATCGTCCTCACGATCGACACGCTGCGCCTCGTGCGCCTGGTGAAGACCGGCACGGGCGCGCGGTTCGGCATCGCCGCCGTCGCCGTGGCGCTCCTCGTCGTGGCGAGCGGAACCGCGGCGTACGCATCGAGCGCCGTCGGCGCCGCCCGCGAGACCCTCGGCGCGATCTTCCAGGCGACGGGCCCGGCCGTGCCGCCCTCGGACGGCTACTACAACATCCTCCTGCTGGGCGCCGACAGCGGCGAGGGGCGCGATTCCATGCGATTCGACAGCATCTCGGTGGTCTCGGTCAATGCGGAGACCGGCGCAACGACCATCACCGGCATCCCCCGCGACATGCCGCACTTCCCGTTCGCCGAAGGCCCCATGCTGGACCGCTACCCGAACGGGCACGAAGGTCACGCCGACCCCACGTGCGGATGGGGGAGCGGCATCAACCAGCTGCGCACCGAGGTCGAGGTGTGCCAGGACGGCGACCTCCTCTATCCCGACGCGACCGCCAACGCCTCCGCGCCGGCGATCGAGGCGACGAAGGACGCGGCCGAAGGCATCCTCGGCATCGAGATCCCGTACTACGTGTTCGTCGACATGCACGGCTTCGCCTCGCTGATCGATGCGCTGGGCGGCGTCGACGTCACCGTCGCCGAGCGGCTGCCCAAGGGCGGCGGTCCCGCGTATGAGGGCCAGCCCGCAGAGGAATGGGCCATCGGCTGGATCGAGGCCGGTCCGCAGCACATGAGCGGCGACACCGCGCAGTGGTACGCCCGGTCGCGCTACACGACCAGCGACTTCGACCGCATGGAGCGCCAGCGCATCCTGCAGCAGGCGATCCTCGCGCAGTTCACCCCGCAGACCGTGCTCACCCGATTCCAGGATGTCGCGGCCGCCGGCGCCGACATCGTCCAGACCGACCTTCCGCAGTCGCTGCTTCCGACGCTCGCCGATCTCGCGCTCAAGGCGAAGGAGCTTCCCGTCACCGCCATCGAGCTGACGCCGGAAGGCGGGATCGACGAGTACGAGCCCGACTACGCGTACATCGCCGACCTCGTCCGCACGACGCTGCATCCGCCCACCCCCACCCCGACCCCGGAGGGCTGA
- a CDS encoding glycosyltransferase, translated as MVATLRVVLDQLVAPTDPVLAEASRDLTRALIAGAPAGCEVEGIAPAGGEGDPEVPGLAGLRRTALARRELAAALQLGVGTGIGGGMIHSPTLLAPLVKHDRVHDNDQTVVTVWDLRPWESPADLPRAAVAWHKAMLKRAVKHADAVVVPTHSMAERLADIARVGDRVRVIAGASPLGFAVPTDEVGRRRELGLPEGFVLLAGGAVASDALGTGFEAIAVSGVELPVVVIDVEEGHEPAVADVAAAAGLPERQLHLRGALEAADRAAVFGAALAFLAPSRRSAFPWRVVDALTIGVPVIAAASDVHTEVIFDGGELVEATDAAALVAGLSAALSAALSSTAAADRLAVLSGDRGRAFSWREAADKVWQLHAEL; from the coding sequence GTGGTCGCCACCCTCCGCGTCGTGCTGGATCAGCTCGTCGCGCCCACCGATCCCGTGCTCGCCGAGGCATCCCGTGATCTCACGCGTGCGCTGATCGCCGGCGCGCCGGCGGGCTGCGAGGTCGAGGGCATCGCGCCGGCCGGGGGTGAGGGCGACCCCGAGGTCCCGGGCCTCGCCGGTCTTCGACGGACGGCTCTCGCCCGGCGTGAGCTCGCCGCGGCACTGCAGCTGGGTGTCGGAACCGGCATCGGGGGCGGAATGATCCATTCCCCGACACTGCTCGCGCCGCTGGTGAAGCACGACCGCGTTCATGACAACGACCAGACGGTCGTCACGGTGTGGGACCTGCGCCCGTGGGAGTCGCCCGCCGACCTGCCGCGTGCCGCCGTCGCATGGCACAAGGCGATGCTCAAGCGGGCGGTCAAGCACGCGGATGCCGTCGTCGTCCCCACGCATTCGATGGCCGAACGCCTCGCCGACATCGCCCGTGTCGGAGATCGTGTGCGGGTGATCGCCGGAGCCTCCCCGCTGGGATTCGCCGTCCCGACCGACGAGGTCGGCCGGCGCCGCGAGCTGGGCCTCCCCGAGGGGTTCGTCCTGCTGGCGGGTGGCGCGGTGGCCTCTGACGCGCTCGGGACGGGCTTCGAGGCCATCGCGGTCTCGGGCGTCGAGCTCCCCGTCGTCGTGATCGACGTCGAGGAGGGCCACGAGCCCGCCGTCGCCGATGTCGCCGCGGCGGCAGGTCTGCCCGAGCGGCAGCTCCATCTCCGCGGCGCGCTCGAGGCGGCAGACCGTGCCGCGGTCTTCGGCGCGGCGCTCGCGTTCCTCGCACCGAGTCGGCGCAGCGCCTTCCCCTGGCGAGTGGTGGACGCGCTCACCATCGGCGTTCCCGTGATCGCCGCGGCATCCGATGTGCACACCGAGGTGATCTTCGACGGCGGCGAGCTGGTCGAAGCGACGGATGCCGCAGCTCTGGTCGCCGGTCTCTCCGCCGCGCTGAGCGCGGCCCTTTCGAGCACCGCCGCCGCCGATCGGCTGGCCGTGCTCTCCGGCGATCGCGGCCGGGCGTTCTCGTGGCGCGAGGCGGCCGACAAGGTGTGGCAGCTGCATGCAGAACTCTGA
- a CDS encoding cell wall-binding repeat-containing protein, with translation MAAASRADVRPRSRAVATALAVIALAVGMLAPQSAAAAPAIQASSVAADVAATGIVQAADLSKFTPGNIVSDAVFFHKNSMTEAQIQTFLQGKVSTCRSGYTCVKDYYDTSRTTTADAMCGAYSGGVRERASRIIFKVAQACGINPQVILVMLQKEQGLITSTAPSSYAYRAAMGQGCPDTAACDTRYYGFFNQVFGGAWQLKRYANPPGTSQFFTWYAPGKTWDLLYHPNRACGTSRVTIQNQATSNLYYYTPYQPNAAALRAGYGTGNSCSSYGNRNFYNYFTDWFVSTQVIQNPCAVPSGSQVVAATGEYTVVPAGLNARSAPSTACETAKRTLSAGMVVTRVATYGDWFQVRYDKALMWVHGGYLAQTPAVGYTTERLTGASRYDTAVEVSREAYPTGTATVFITDGTDFPDALTAGAAAGHVGGSLLLTEPKSLRASTAAEIARLKPTKIVLVGGLTRISANVASQIAALVPGATTERLTGRDRYETSRLIAARFFAGATTAYVTTGKTFPDAIIASSLGGAQGRPVILVDGTGQTLDAATRSTFQTARMTNAVIVGGPDMVSAGIETGLTDAAIAVQRYAGRDRYGTARLLAEAAYPSGAPQVLVATGQNFPDALVGAVLAARTHTPLVTTATTCFEGATKDWVIRSGATSVTLLGGIPSLDDAVAASVRC, from the coding sequence ATGGCGGCGGCTTCGAGGGCAGACGTGCGTCCGCGCTCCCGCGCGGTCGCGACGGCACTGGCGGTGATCGCGCTGGCGGTCGGGATGCTGGCCCCTCAGTCCGCGGCAGCGGCCCCCGCGATCCAGGCGTCCTCGGTGGCGGCCGACGTCGCGGCGACCGGGATCGTCCAGGCCGCCGACCTGTCGAAGTTCACTCCGGGCAACATCGTCAGCGACGCCGTGTTCTTCCACAAGAACTCGATGACCGAAGCGCAGATCCAGACGTTCCTCCAGGGCAAGGTCTCGACCTGTCGATCGGGCTACACCTGCGTCAAGGACTACTACGACACCTCGCGCACGACGACCGCGGACGCCATGTGCGGCGCATATTCAGGCGGAGTCCGCGAGCGCGCATCGCGGATCATCTTCAAAGTCGCTCAGGCCTGCGGGATCAATCCGCAGGTGATCCTCGTCATGCTCCAGAAGGAGCAGGGACTGATCACGTCCACCGCTCCGTCCTCCTACGCCTATCGAGCGGCGATGGGGCAGGGCTGCCCCGACACGGCCGCCTGCGACACGCGCTATTACGGCTTCTTCAACCAGGTGTTCGGGGGTGCGTGGCAGCTCAAGCGCTACGCCAATCCGCCGGGCACCAGCCAGTTCTTCACCTGGTATGCCCCGGGCAAGACGTGGGATCTGCTGTATCACCCGAACCGCGCGTGCGGAACCTCGCGGGTCACCATCCAGAACCAGGCCACCTCGAACCTGTACTACTACACGCCCTACCAGCCCAACGCGGCTGCGCTGCGGGCGGGCTACGGCACGGGGAACTCGTGCTCGAGCTACGGCAACCGCAATTTCTACAACTACTTCACCGACTGGTTCGTCTCGACCCAGGTGATTCAGAACCCGTGTGCCGTGCCGTCGGGTTCGCAGGTCGTCGCGGCCACGGGAGAGTACACCGTCGTCCCCGCGGGTCTCAACGCACGCTCGGCGCCGTCGACCGCCTGCGAGACGGCGAAGCGCACGCTGTCCGCCGGAATGGTCGTGACCCGCGTCGCCACGTACGGCGACTGGTTCCAGGTCCGCTACGACAAGGCGCTGATGTGGGTGCACGGCGGCTATCTCGCCCAGACTCCGGCGGTCGGCTACACCACCGAGCGCCTGACCGGCGCATCCCGCTACGACACCGCGGTCGAGGTGTCGCGGGAGGCGTATCCGACGGGGACCGCGACCGTGTTCATCACGGACGGGACGGACTTCCCCGATGCGCTGACGGCCGGGGCTGCCGCGGGGCACGTCGGCGGATCGCTGCTCCTGACCGAGCCGAAGTCGCTGCGCGCCTCGACCGCCGCGGAGATCGCGCGCTTGAAGCCGACGAAGATCGTCCTCGTCGGCGGACTGACCCGCATCTCGGCCAACGTGGCCTCGCAGATCGCGGCGCTCGTCCCGGGTGCGACGACGGAGAGGCTCACCGGCCGCGACCGGTACGAGACCAGCCGCCTCATCGCGGCACGGTTCTTCGCCGGTGCGACGACGGCGTACGTCACGACCGGCAAGACCTTCCCCGACGCGATCATCGCGTCCTCGCTGGGTGGCGCCCAGGGACGGCCGGTGATCCTGGTGGACGGCACGGGTCAGACGCTCGATGCCGCGACGCGATCGACGTTCCAGACCGCTCGCATGACCAACGCCGTCATCGTGGGCGGGCCGGACATGGTCAGCGCGGGCATCGAGACCGGGCTCACGGACGCGGCGATCGCCGTCCAGCGCTACGCCGGCAGGGATCGCTACGGCACCGCGCGCCTGCTGGCCGAGGCCGCCTATCCCAGCGGAGCCCCGCAGGTCCTCGTGGCCACGGGTCAGAACTTCCCCGATGCGCTGGTCGGAGCCGTTCTCGCCGCGCGCACGCACACCCCGCTGGTCACGACGGCGACGACGTGCTTCGAGGGGGCGACGAAGGACTGGGTGATCCGGTCCGGAGCGACGTCGGTGACCCTTCTCGGAGGGATTCCGAGCCTCGACGACGCCGTGGCCGCGTCGGTCCGCTGCTGA